The following are encoded together in the Eubacterium sp. 1001713B170207_170306_E7 genome:
- a CDS encoding dipeptide ABC transporter ATP-binding protein, with protein sequence MAEEKNNVLLEVKDLKKWFPIKGGFGKEKSFVKAVDGVSFTLNRSETLGIVGESGCGKSTMGRSVLRLIEPTEGQIIYEGEDIMTLDRKALRTKRKEFQMMFQDPYASLNPRMTVGEIIGEPLEIQTDMNSKEREAKVLEIMDLVGLNTQYIRRYPHEFSGGQRQRIGIARAIILQPKLLVCDEPVSALDVSIQAQIINLMEDLQHHMGIAFMFISHDLSVVRHISDKVAVMYLGHIVEYAEKDELYNNPSHPYTIALLSVIPTVEKTQREKIILQGDLPSPANPPSGCCFHTRCYKAQQICKECTPELKDLGNGHMCACHFPGK encoded by the coding sequence ATGGCAGAAGAAAAAAACAATGTGTTGCTGGAAGTTAAAGACCTGAAAAAGTGGTTTCCCATCAAAGGCGGTTTCGGCAAGGAAAAGTCATTTGTCAAGGCGGTGGACGGCGTCAGCTTTACCCTTAACCGCAGTGAAACCCTCGGTATCGTAGGGGAGTCCGGCTGTGGTAAATCCACCATGGGCCGTTCGGTTCTCCGTCTGATCGAGCCGACGGAGGGCCAGATCATCTACGAGGGTGAGGACATCATGACCCTGGACCGCAAGGCTCTGCGCACAAAGCGCAAGGAGTTCCAGATGATGTTCCAGGATCCTTACGCTTCGCTGAACCCGAGAATGACCGTCGGTGAAATCATCGGCGAGCCTCTGGAGATTCAGACCGATATGAACAGCAAGGAGCGCGAGGCAAAGGTCCTTGAAATCATGGACCTGGTTGGGCTTAATACTCAGTATATCCGGCGCTACCCCCACGAGTTCTCAGGCGGACAGCGCCAGAGAATCGGTATTGCCCGGGCAATTATTTTACAGCCAAAGCTTTTGGTATGTGATGAGCCCGTATCGGCCCTCGACGTTTCCATCCAGGCCCAGATCATCAATCTGATGGAGGACCTGCAGCACCATATGGGAATCGCGTTTATGTTTATTTCCCACGATCTGAGCGTTGTGCGCCATATCTCAGATAAGGTTGCGGTCATGTACCTCGGCCATATTGTCGAGTATGCGGAAAAGGACGAGCTCTACAACAACCCGTCCCATCCTTACACCATCGCGCTGTTGTCGGTTATCCCGACGGTTGAGAAAACCCAGAGGGAGAAGATCATTCTTCAGGGTGACCTGCCCAGCCCGGCCAACCCGCCGAGCGGCTGCTGCTTCCATACCCGCTGCTACAAAGCGCAGCAGATCTGTAAGGAATGCACCCCTGAGCTTAAGGATTTGGGCAACGGCCATATGTGCGCCTGCCACTTCCCGGGAAAATAG